The nucleotide sequence TCATGGTCAAAGTCATACTAACAGTATCGCACATATCAGGATTAAGACGATATGCCCTGTTAGCAGCGGATTTAAGTGTTTTAGCAATTTCTTCAGGATTGCTCAATCTATTATTGCCATGACTCAAGACAAAATCAACAAGTTCCTCCATAGGCATAACAGCGATCTCATCAGGAGTAAAAGAATCAAAAACAGAAGTAGATGCTGAGCCAAAGACGTCGCTAAAAGGACAGTCTTCCTTGTATGAAGAGAACTTGAGATAAAGCAGGTTCAAAGCTCTGCTCTTTTCACTGGATATAGTCTGTACCAGGTGGTATCTAAAGCGAGTAAGGCGCTGTAGGGCAGCATATTTAAAGTTAGGCATGGGAGTAGGGTTTACCCTACCAAATCTGACACAATCAGCAATGACTCTGGCATCAAAATCGTCAGTTTTAGGCAAATGGGTATAAGCCTTTTTAAAACTACTGACGACAGCTGGATTCATGACAAAGAATTTAGGGTTAAAAAGTGCTAAGTCCGGATCAGGAGAAGAAGCTAGGTGGAGATGGAAGTACCATGCATGATGATAGGATACACCGTATGGTTGCTGAGACATACGGAAGAGTAAGACATGGGCAGCAAGCGAGTAAGAACTAAACGAGTAATCCCAGGGGTGCAGTCTTAGGCGAGAAGTACCCTAAAAGAAGGGTCTTCAGGGGGATTCAGAGCGACCCTGAAACCAAATCCTAGAGATAGTTTAACAGAGACAACCTAAAGAAGAAGGAGGGGATACGTGTACTACAATACAAAATGCAGCAATCGAGCATACATTGCAGTGAGGATTATATGTTTGGTCGATGTGTAGTCAAGCCTAAAATGAACTCACTGCGTTCGGGCTTGACAACCCACTTTCCCAAACATAGGTAGTAGCTATGCGATGTATGCATAAGTATCAAGTGGCACAGTTATCGAAATAGCAACTAAAGAAAAATGTACAAAAATAAAAGTGATTACAACAAATGATAATATTAATGCAATGCGTTTTTATCAAAAACGTGGATTGATATGGTACGTTTAATATCATAACGCTTTGGATATTTCGAGAAAATTAAAGCCATCCATTCCGATACTAGGTAATTTTAACATCCCTTTAAAGCATGAAATTGAATTTGAAATGAATCTTTTTAAATAAGCTATATGACAAGACGAAAAAAGTGACTCATAGGGAGGGAATTATCCCATGTAGATTTTACGCGTGTTGGAAGGCAAGGGAAGAGGTTTTTTTAAAATTAACAATGGAATGGTGAGTAGTAAAGGTATTTTTGTAAATAGAACTTAATGGTATAATGATAAAAGGATCCGAGGTTATTTTTGCGTTATAATACAAACTTTATTTATATTATTGGAGGATACGAAAGTGAAAAATAAGAAAAAAAGAGGTTCTTTTCTTATTGTTATATTTGTGCTAATCCTAATTATTGCAACAATTATATATTTCGATAATAATGTTTTGTAAGTGTCACACTATAAAGTGACATTACATAAAATTCCAACATCATTTAATGGTTTTAAAATACTGCAAATATCTGATTTGCATAGCAAAAGTTTCGGGAAAGATAATTATAGGCTTATAAATAAGATTAGTAGTGAAAATCCGGATATTATTGTAATTACGAGAGATACGATTAATACGAAAGATACCGATTTTAAAGTGTTTATCAATTTAGCTAAACAAGTAAGTAAAAGTTATGACACATATTATATTGTTGGTAATCATGAACAAAATTTGAGTGGCAATA is from Caldanaerobius fijiensis DSM 17918 and encodes:
- a CDS encoding GNAT family protein, which translates into the protein MATKEKCTKIKVITTNDNINAMRFYQKRGLIWYV
- a CDS encoding metallophosphoesterase: MTLHKIPTSFNGFKILQISDLHSKSFGKDNYRLINKISSENPDIIVITRDTINTKDTDFKVFINLAKQVSKSYDTYYIVGNHEQNLSGNKLKALIDNRKVSQW
- a CDS encoding IS110 family transposase, which gives rise to MPKTDDFDARVIADCVRFGRVNPTPMPNFKYAALQRLTRFRYHLVQTISSEKSRALNLLYLKFSSYKEDCPFSDVFGSASTSVFDSFTPDEIAVMPMEELVDFVLSHGNNRLSNPEEIAKTLKSAANRAYRLNPDMCDTVSMTLTM